GATTTTTCTGAGCACACCGCGCTTTTTCCCCGAAGCTATCGTCAAACGGCATCCGGAAAGCCGCGTTATCTTTGCGGCAAGGAGCTTGCTCTTCATGCCCCCGGTGCCGAACTCCGAGGCGGCGCCGGCGCTCCTTAAAACAGCGTCATCTATATTTTTTAATTCGCTCACAAGTTTCCCGTCAACATAAAGTCCTTCAACATTTGTGAGGATCACAAGGTCGCGCGCCTCTATGTGACTTGCCGCCAGAGCCGACAGCCTGTCGTTGTCGCCGAATTTAAGTTCGTCAACGGTTACCGAATCGTTTTCGTTTATCACTGGCACAATGCCCTCTTCAAGGATTTTCAGAAGCGCCCTTCTGAGATTCAGATACTTTTTTCTGTCGGAGAAATCATCCGCCGAACATAAAACCTGAGCGGCGGTGAGGCCTTTTTTTGAAAGCGCTTTCATCCACATATCCATCAGCAGGGGCTGTCCGACGGAAGCCAGCATCTGCGCACCGGAGATATCCGCCGGCCGCTTCCGGCCGAGCTTTATCATCCCGCATCCGACGGCGCCGGAGGAAACAACAAGGATTTGAAAACCCTTCTTTTTAAGAAACTCTATTTCCCCGCTTACCGCGCTTATGACAGAGGCGCTGATCCCGCCGTTATCGCTCAACAAACCCGTGCCCAGTTTCACAACAGCTCTTTTCATAACACCTCTCTTATGTGTTCTATAAGGCCTTTGACGCCCGTTCCTTCGAGCGCGGAGATCCCGAAATGCTTTCCGCTGAAATCAGTATACGCGAGCGCGTCACCGCATGTATCTATTTTATTCACGGCTATCACAAAAGGTTTTTCCAGCAGAAAAGGATTATACTGTTTTATCTCATCCAGCAGGATTTTAAAATCAGCGTACGGATCGCCCTGTGAGCTGAAGCCGTTCACATCCAGAACAAAAAGAAGGATCTTGACCCTTTCAAGATGAGCGAGGAATTCAAGGCCCAGGCCCTTGCC
The genomic region above belongs to Candidatus Omnitrophota bacterium and contains:
- the proB gene encoding glutamate 5-kinase, producing MKRAVVKLGTGLLSDNGGISASVISAVSGEIEFLKKKGFQILVVSSGAVGCGMIKLGRKRPADISGAQMLASVGQPLLMDMWMKALSKKGLTAAQVLCSADDFSDRKKYLNLRRALLKILEEGIVPVINENDSVTVDELKFGDNDRLSALAASHIEARDLVILTNVEGLYVDGKLVSELKNIDDAVLRSAGAASEFGTGGMKSKLLAAKITRLSGCRLTIASGKKRGVLRKILFDGENPGTLILPSGKIRNRKRWIAFASACHSSISVDAGAYKAVVKNGRSLLAAGITGTEGQFAEGDTVNIVHGKKIFARGIVNYSDSEVRKIQGCQSRGISKLLAREACPEVINRDNLVLTEE